The proteins below are encoded in one region of Aeromonas jandaei:
- a CDS encoding ATP-binding protein, whose translation MSNKWSWGALVPRSLLSRMILLLLLAILLSQTILTGIWMQQIQKRELEGMLSTTRNLAMSAASTVNFFKSLPLQYRHIALDQLRNMGGSRFFVSLNEEEIHINAIPDSERKTQVLEEVQGVLTRKLSDAMAIKVDFSRPEDLHVFNNDTLLADLPSSWARYTLSLEPINPPVLVTQIEIEKGEWLYLAALLPAPYMTLDDTVMPSNQVRFIALMTVFLCFFTFMLVRWQTRPLRRLAKAAVNLGKDIDQPSLKEEGASEIVAATRAFNIMQHRIRRYIDDRERLFSSISHDLKTPITRLRLRVELLDDEVQIAKFNKDLDELELMVKGALQTVKETDIHENIEEIDINALLEQMAESLNLHDERLTIEGHCKWPYRGKLLALKRCIGNLVDNGIKYGQRVRIIIMDDEEMLILFIMDEGPGLPDDQFERIFEPYYRLSTDQAGTGLGLGIARNIAHAHGGDLVLENRPQGGLQATLSLPR comes from the coding sequence ATGAGCAACAAATGGTCCTGGGGGGCACTGGTGCCCCGCTCTCTGCTGTCGCGGATGATCCTGCTGCTGCTGCTGGCCATCCTGCTCTCCCAGACCATTCTGACCGGCATCTGGATGCAGCAGATCCAGAAGCGGGAGCTGGAGGGGATGCTCAGCACCACCCGCAACCTCGCCATGTCTGCCGCCTCCACCGTCAACTTCTTCAAATCCCTGCCGCTGCAATATCGCCACATCGCCCTCGACCAGCTGCGCAACATGGGCGGCAGCCGCTTCTTCGTCTCGCTGAACGAAGAGGAGATCCACATCAACGCCATCCCCGACAGCGAACGCAAGACGCAGGTGCTGGAGGAGGTGCAGGGAGTGCTGACCCGCAAGCTCTCCGATGCCATGGCGATCAAGGTGGACTTCTCGCGGCCCGAAGACCTCCACGTATTCAACAACGACACCCTGCTGGCGGATCTCCCCTCCTCCTGGGCACGCTACACCCTGTCGCTCGAGCCCATCAATCCGCCGGTGCTGGTGACCCAGATCGAGATCGAAAAGGGGGAGTGGCTCTATCTGGCGGCCCTGCTGCCCGCCCCCTACATGACGCTGGATGACACCGTCATGCCAAGCAATCAGGTGCGCTTCATCGCCCTGATGACGGTGTTCCTCTGCTTCTTCACCTTTATGCTGGTGCGCTGGCAGACCCGGCCGCTGCGCCGGCTGGCCAAGGCGGCGGTCAACCTCGGCAAGGATATCGACCAGCCTTCGCTCAAGGAGGAGGGCGCCTCCGAGATCGTGGCGGCGACCCGCGCCTTCAACATCATGCAGCACCGCATCCGCCGCTATATCGATGATCGGGAGCGGCTGTTCAGCTCTATTTCTCACGACCTCAAGACCCCCATCACCCGGCTGCGGCTGCGGGTCGAGCTGCTCGACGACGAGGTACAGATCGCCAAGTTCAACAAGGATCTCGACGAACTCGAGCTGATGGTGAAAGGGGCACTGCAGACGGTCAAAGAGACCGACATCCACGAGAACATCGAGGAGATCGACATCAACGCCCTGCTGGAGCAGATGGCCGAGTCGCTCAACCTCCACGACGAACGTCTCACCATCGAAGGGCACTGCAAATGGCCCTACCGCGGCAAGCTGCTGGCGCTCAAGCGCTGCATCGGCAATCTGGTGGACAACGGCATCAAGTACGGCCAGCGGGTGCGCATCATCATCATGGATGACGAGGAGATGCTGATCCTGTTCATCATGGATGAGGGCCCCGGCCTGCCGGATGACCAGTTCGAGCGCATCTTCGAGCCCTATTACCGGCTCAGCACGGATCAGGCCGGCACCGGTCTCGGGCTCGGCATCGCCCGCAACATCGCCCATGCTCACGGCGGCGATCTGGTGCTGGAAAATCGTCCGCAAGGTGGTCTGCAGGCCACCCTCTCACTGCCAAGGTAG
- a CDS encoding response regulator: MSMSKQLLIVDDDQEIRELLNEYLTRAGFQVLTAAEGNEMREQLAQHSPDLIILDIMMPGEDGFTLCQQIRRTSQVPIIMLTAASDEADRVIGLELGADDYIAKPFSPRELQARIKALLRRAEFRQPEKEKEPSRRLRFAEWTLDTLSHQLTHEDGSLLDLSGSDAMLLGMFLQQPGVVLDRDTISDATRGRESLPMERGIDVQISRLRQKLGDNGKSPRIIKTIRGSGYMLIAEVHELP, encoded by the coding sequence ATGTCAATGAGCAAACAACTGCTGATCGTCGATGACGACCAAGAGATCCGCGAGCTGCTCAATGAATACCTGACCCGGGCGGGCTTTCAGGTATTGACGGCGGCAGAGGGCAACGAGATGCGCGAGCAGCTCGCCCAGCACAGCCCGGACCTGATCATTCTGGACATCATGATGCCCGGCGAGGATGGCTTTACCCTCTGCCAGCAGATCCGTCGCACCTCCCAGGTGCCCATCATCATGCTGACTGCGGCTTCCGACGAGGCGGATCGGGTGATCGGCCTCGAACTCGGCGCCGATGACTACATCGCCAAGCCCTTCAGCCCGCGCGAACTGCAGGCCCGCATCAAGGCCCTGCTGCGCCGCGCCGAATTTCGCCAGCCGGAAAAAGAGAAAGAGCCGAGCCGCCGCCTGCGCTTCGCCGAGTGGACCCTCGACACCCTGAGCCACCAGCTGACCCACGAAGATGGCAGCCTGCTGGACCTCTCCGGCAGCGATGCCATGCTGCTCGGCATGTTCCTGCAACAGCCCGGCGTGGTGCTGGATCGCGACACCATCTCAGATGCCACCCGCGGCCGCGAAAGCCTGCCGATGGAGCGCGGCATCGACGTGCAGATCAGCCGCTTGCGCCAGAAGCTGGGCGACAATGGCAAGAGCCCGCGCATCATCAAAACCATCCGCGGTAGCGGCTACATGCTGATCGCCGAGGTGCACGAACTGCCATGA
- the fadA gene encoding acetyl-CoA C-acyltransferase FadA — protein MKDVVIVDCIRTPMGRSKGGAFRNVRAEDLSAHLMKSILLRNPNLDPNEIEDIYWGCVQQTLEQGFNIARNAALLAGIPKQVGAVTVNRLCGSSMQALHDASRAIQVGDGDIFIIGGVEHMGHVPMSHGVDFHPGMAKSVAKASGMMGLTAEMLGKLHGISRQQQDEFAARSHRRAHAATVEGRFAKEIVGLEGHDASGARFFYDYDEVIRPETTVETLSQLRPVFDPVNGTVTAGSSSALSDGAAAMLVMSADRAKALGLTPRARVRAMAIAGCDAAIMGYGPVPATQKALKRAGLTIGDIDLFELNEAFAAQSLPCVKDLGLQDQVDEKVNLNGGAIALGHPLGCSGARISTTLINLMEEKDATLGVATMCIGLGQGIATVFERV, from the coding sequence ATGAAAGACGTAGTCATTGTCGACTGTATCCGGACCCCGATGGGCCGGTCGAAGGGCGGCGCCTTCCGCAACGTGCGTGCAGAAGATCTGTCCGCGCACCTGATGAAATCCATCCTGCTGCGCAACCCCAACCTCGACCCGAACGAGATCGAGGATATCTACTGGGGCTGCGTGCAGCAGACCCTGGAGCAGGGTTTCAACATCGCCCGCAACGCCGCCTTGCTGGCCGGCATACCCAAGCAGGTGGGAGCGGTCACCGTCAACCGTCTGTGCGGCTCCAGTATGCAGGCACTGCATGATGCCTCTCGCGCCATTCAGGTAGGTGATGGGGATATCTTCATCATCGGCGGCGTTGAGCATATGGGTCACGTGCCGATGAGCCACGGCGTCGACTTCCACCCCGGCATGGCCAAGTCGGTAGCGAAAGCCTCCGGCATGATGGGGTTGACCGCCGAGATGCTCGGCAAGCTGCACGGCATCAGCCGTCAGCAGCAGGACGAGTTTGCCGCCCGCTCCCATCGCCGTGCCCACGCGGCAACCGTGGAAGGACGTTTTGCCAAGGAGATCGTCGGGCTGGAAGGCCATGACGCCAGCGGCGCCCGCTTCTTCTACGACTACGACGAGGTGATCCGCCCGGAGACCACGGTAGAAACCCTGAGCCAGCTGCGCCCGGTGTTTGACCCGGTCAACGGCACCGTCACCGCTGGCAGCTCCTCGGCCCTGTCCGATGGCGCCGCCGCCATGCTGGTGATGAGCGCGGATCGCGCCAAGGCCCTCGGCCTCACGCCGCGCGCCAGGGTACGTGCCATGGCCATCGCCGGCTGTGACGCTGCCATCATGGGTTACGGCCCGGTGCCGGCCACCCAGAAGGCGCTCAAACGGGCCGGTCTGACCATCGGCGACATCGACCTGTTCGAGCTGAACGAGGCGTTTGCCGCCCAGTCCCTGCCCTGCGTGAAAGATTTGGGTCTGCAGGATCAGGTGGACGAGAAGGTGAACCTCAACGGCGGCGCCATTGCGCTGGGTCACCCGCTCGGCTGCTCCGGTGCGCGCATCTCCACTACCCTCATCAATCTGATGGAGGAGAAGGATGCCACCCTGGGGGTTGCCACCATGTGTATCGGTCTGGGTCAGGGCATCGCCACCGTATTCGAACGGGTGTGA
- the fadB gene encoding fatty acid oxidation complex subunit alpha FadB, translating to MIYQGETLSVSYLENGIAELRFDAPGSVNKLDRATLLSLSEAIAALQQERELKGLILTSGKDAFIVGADITEFLELFDLPQEDLLGWLKKANDIFNAIEDLPVPTLSAIKGHALGGGCETILSTDFRLADTTAKIGLPETKLGIMPGFGGTVRLPRVIGADNALEWITTGKDYRADDALKVGAIDAVVAPDALQSAALQMIKDAIAGKLDWQSRRAAKKAPLRLSKLEAMMSFTTAAGMVAAVAGKHYPAPMTAVKTVEAAAGMGRDEALAAEAQGFIKLAKTDVAKALVGIFLNDQHIKALAKKAAKQASKATGHAAVLGAGIMGGGIAYQSASKGIPAVMKDINEKALALGMGEATKLLNGQLEKGRIDGIKMGQVLSAITPTLSYDNVKGVDVVVEAVVENPKVKAAVLGEVEGIIGEDAVLASNTSTIPISLLAKGLKRPQNFCGMHFFNPVHRMPLVEIIRGEQTSDETINRVVAYAAAMGKSPVVVNDCPGFFVNRVLFPYFFGFNKLVADGADFAAVDKVMEKEFGWPMGPAYLLDVVGIDTGHHAGDVMAQGFPARMSKEGRTAIDVMYEVNRFGQKNGKGFYAYEQDKKGKPKKVADAASYELLAPIAKPKQDFDKDAIIARMMIPMINEVVLCLEEGIVATPAEADIALVYGLGFPPFRGGVFRYLDTIGLDRYVAMADQYADLGPLYRVSDKLREMAAQGKTFY from the coding sequence ATGATCTACCAAGGCGAAACCCTGTCGGTCAGCTACCTCGAAAACGGCATTGCCGAGCTGAGGTTTGATGCCCCGGGTTCAGTCAACAAGCTGGATCGCGCTACCCTGCTCTCCCTGAGCGAAGCGATCGCCGCATTACAACAAGAACGTGAACTAAAAGGTCTGATCCTCACCTCCGGCAAAGACGCCTTTATCGTCGGTGCCGACATTACCGAATTCCTGGAACTGTTCGATCTGCCGCAAGAAGATCTGCTCGGCTGGCTGAAAAAGGCCAACGACATCTTCAATGCCATCGAAGATCTGCCGGTTCCGACCCTCTCCGCCATCAAGGGCCACGCCCTCGGCGGCGGCTGCGAGACCATCCTTTCCACTGACTTCCGTCTGGCCGACACCACCGCCAAAATCGGCCTGCCCGAGACCAAACTCGGCATCATGCCGGGCTTTGGCGGCACAGTCCGTCTGCCGCGAGTGATCGGCGCCGACAACGCGCTCGAGTGGATCACCACCGGCAAGGATTATCGTGCCGATGACGCCCTCAAGGTGGGTGCCATCGATGCCGTGGTCGCCCCTGACGCGCTGCAGAGCGCTGCGCTGCAGATGATCAAGGACGCCATCGCGGGCAAACTGGACTGGCAGAGCCGTCGCGCCGCCAAGAAAGCGCCGCTGCGCCTCTCCAAACTGGAAGCCATGATGAGCTTCACCACCGCCGCCGGCATGGTTGCCGCCGTGGCGGGCAAACACTATCCGGCACCGATGACGGCGGTGAAAACCGTCGAGGCCGCCGCAGGTATGGGCCGTGACGAAGCGCTGGCCGCCGAGGCACAGGGCTTTATCAAGCTGGCCAAGACCGATGTGGCCAAGGCGCTGGTCGGCATCTTCCTGAACGATCAACACATCAAGGCGCTGGCCAAGAAGGCGGCCAAGCAGGCAAGCAAGGCCACTGGCCACGCCGCCGTACTGGGTGCCGGCATCATGGGTGGCGGCATCGCCTACCAGTCTGCCAGCAAGGGCATTCCGGCGGTGATGAAGGACATCAACGAGAAGGCTCTGGCACTTGGCATGGGCGAAGCCACCAAGCTGCTCAACGGCCAGCTCGAGAAGGGCCGCATCGATGGCATCAAGATGGGCCAGGTGCTCTCTGCCATTACCCCGACCCTCAGCTATGACAACGTCAAAGGCGTGGACGTCGTCGTCGAAGCCGTGGTCGAGAATCCCAAGGTGAAAGCCGCCGTACTGGGCGAAGTGGAAGGAATCATCGGCGAAGACGCCGTGCTCGCCAGCAACACCTCCACCATTCCCATCTCTCTGCTGGCCAAGGGGCTGAAGCGCCCGCAGAACTTCTGCGGCATGCACTTCTTCAACCCGGTGCACCGCATGCCGCTGGTGGAGATCATCCGCGGCGAGCAGACCTCCGATGAAACCATCAACCGCGTGGTGGCCTACGCCGCCGCCATGGGCAAGTCCCCGGTCGTGGTCAACGACTGCCCGGGCTTCTTCGTCAACCGCGTGCTGTTCCCCTACTTCTTCGGCTTCAACAAGCTGGTCGCCGATGGCGCCGACTTCGCTGCCGTCGACAAGGTGATGGAGAAGGAGTTTGGCTGGCCCATGGGCCCCGCCTACCTGCTGGACGTGGTCGGCATCGACACCGGCCACCATGCCGGTGACGTGATGGCGCAGGGCTTCCCGGCGCGCATGAGCAAGGAAGGTCGCACCGCCATCGACGTGATGTACGAAGTGAACCGCTTCGGTCAGAAAAATGGCAAGGGCTTCTACGCCTACGAGCAGGACAAGAAGGGCAAGCCGAAGAAGGTGGCCGACGCCGCCAGTTACGAGCTGCTGGCCCCCATTGCCAAGCCGAAACAGGATTTCGACAAGGACGCCATCATCGCACGCATGATGATCCCGATGATCAACGAGGTGGTGCTCTGTCTGGAAGAGGGCATAGTCGCCACGCCAGCCGAAGCCGACATCGCGCTGGTCTACGGTCTGGGCTTCCCTCCCTTCCGCGGCGGCGTGTTCCGCTATCTGGACACCATTGGTCTGGATCGCTACGTGGCCATGGCCGACCAGTATGCCGATTTGGGCCCGCTCTACCGCGTCAGCGACAAGCTGCGCGAGATGGCTGCCCAGGGCAAAACCTTCTACTGA
- a CDS encoding acetoacetate--CoA ligase: MDNLCLWQPDPLRMQQSNLYRFMAEVNRFHGLQLQDYPQLWQWSVEKTTRFWPLVWQHCGVKGELGNIVAENRQDMQRTRWFPDSRLNFAENLLRRQDESPAIISRIEGSPSRTLSWSELSDQVARLAQWLRNQGIGRGDVVAAYLPNIPETVVAMLATTSLGAIWTSTSPDFGEASVVERFGQTRPRVLFAVDGYRYNGKAIDIQDKVAGVVSQIDSIEQTVMIPLLGNPLLLGHDWQQLLASQPDTSLQFEPMAFNDPLYILYSSGTTGKPKCIVHGIGGTLLQHLKEHQLHCDIKPGERIFYFTTCGWMMWNWLVSALASGATLVLYDGSPFYPDGNVLWDLARDEQVSLFGTSAKYLDALHKQGYAPINSHDLPHLRLICSTGSVLSPEGFDYVYQQIKQDVQLSSISGGTDICSCFVIGNPLSPVYRGESQGRGLGLAVQVFNEAGQPVQGEKGELVCTKPFPAQPIYFWGDENGDKYHAAYFERFDNIWCHGDWIELTPTGGILFYGRSDATLNPGGVRIGTSEIYRYVEQLDEVEESIVIGQQWQQDERVVLFVKLKAGCKLDEPLRERIRQQIKQHCTARHVPARILQVDAIPRTKSGKIVELAVREVVHNRPVNNTHALADPEVLNQYRNRPELAS; the protein is encoded by the coding sequence ATGGACAACCTCTGCCTGTGGCAACCGGATCCGCTCAGGATGCAGCAATCCAACCTCTACCGCTTTATGGCAGAGGTGAACCGCTTCCACGGCCTGCAACTACAGGACTATCCGCAGCTGTGGCAATGGTCGGTGGAAAAGACCACCCGCTTCTGGCCGCTGGTGTGGCAGCACTGCGGCGTCAAGGGCGAACTCGGCAACATAGTGGCGGAGAATCGTCAGGATATGCAGCGCACCCGCTGGTTCCCCGACAGCCGCCTCAACTTCGCCGAAAACCTGCTGCGCCGCCAGGACGAGAGCCCGGCCATCATCTCCCGCATCGAAGGGAGCCCAAGCCGCACCCTCAGCTGGAGTGAACTGAGTGATCAGGTGGCCCGGCTGGCTCAGTGGCTGCGCAATCAGGGAATTGGTCGTGGCGATGTGGTTGCCGCCTATCTGCCCAATATCCCGGAAACCGTGGTAGCCATGCTGGCAACCACCAGCCTGGGGGCGATCTGGACCTCCACCAGCCCCGACTTTGGCGAGGCCAGCGTGGTAGAGCGCTTCGGCCAGACCCGGCCGCGAGTGCTGTTTGCGGTGGATGGCTATCGCTACAACGGCAAGGCCATCGATATTCAGGACAAAGTGGCAGGGGTCGTCAGCCAGATCGACAGCATAGAGCAGACGGTGATGATCCCCCTGCTCGGCAACCCGCTGCTGCTTGGTCACGACTGGCAGCAACTGCTGGCAAGCCAACCGGACACCAGCCTCCAGTTCGAGCCGATGGCTTTCAATGACCCGCTCTACATCCTCTACTCCTCCGGCACCACCGGCAAACCCAAGTGCATCGTCCACGGGATTGGCGGCACCCTGCTGCAACACCTGAAAGAGCACCAGCTGCACTGCGACATCAAGCCGGGGGAGCGGATCTTCTACTTCACCACCTGTGGCTGGATGATGTGGAACTGGCTGGTGAGCGCGCTCGCCTCCGGCGCCACCCTGGTGCTCTATGACGGCTCGCCCTTTTACCCGGATGGCAACGTGCTGTGGGATCTCGCCCGCGACGAGCAGGTCAGCTTGTTCGGCACCTCGGCCAAGTATCTCGACGCGCTGCACAAACAGGGTTATGCCCCCATCAACAGCCACGACTTGCCGCACTTGCGGCTGATCTGCAGCACCGGCTCTGTGCTGTCGCCGGAAGGATTCGACTACGTCTACCAGCAGATAAAGCAGGATGTGCAGCTCAGCTCCATCTCAGGCGGCACCGATATCTGCTCCTGCTTCGTCATCGGCAACCCGCTCAGCCCGGTCTATCGCGGCGAAAGTCAGGGACGCGGCCTCGGTCTCGCGGTGCAGGTATTCAACGAAGCGGGCCAGCCGGTGCAGGGGGAGAAGGGCGAGCTGGTCTGTACCAAGCCGTTCCCGGCCCAGCCCATCTACTTCTGGGGCGACGAGAATGGCGACAAGTACCACGCCGCCTATTTCGAACGGTTTGACAACATCTGGTGCCATGGCGACTGGATCGAGCTGACCCCGACCGGCGGCATTCTGTTCTACGGCCGCTCCGACGCCACCCTCAACCCGGGCGGCGTGCGCATCGGCACCAGCGAGATCTACCGCTATGTTGAGCAGCTGGACGAGGTGGAGGAGAGCATCGTCATCGGCCAGCAGTGGCAGCAGGACGAGCGGGTGGTGCTGTTCGTCAAGCTCAAAGCGGGCTGCAAGCTGGACGAGCCGCTGCGCGAGCGGATCCGCCAACAAATAAAGCAGCACTGCACCGCCCGCCACGTGCCGGCCCGCATCCTGCAGGTGGATGCCATCCCCCGCACCAAGTCCGGCAAGATCGTCGAACTGGCGGTGCGCGAAGTGGTACACAACCGGCCGGTCAACAATACCCATGCCCTCGCCGATCCCGAGGTGCTGAACCAGTATCGCAACCGGCCGGAACTGGCCAGTTGA
- the pepQ gene encoding Xaa-Pro dipeptidase, translating into MSSYSQLFAQHLDTLQQRTRDILQQQGLGGLAIHSGQTHRIFLDDQDYPFKVNPHFKAWLPVLDNSHCWLLVDGVNKPILLFYRPADFWHKVADLPNAFWVEFFDIRFLTRPEQVADHLPGNKQEWAYLGGHLEVAELLGLTQPNPEAVLNYLHYHRAYKTPYELECLREANRIGVRGHIAAKDSFMAGASEFEINLAYMKAVGQGANEAPYGNIVAINRNAAILHYTHLSAVRVPDAERYSFLIDAGVDFHGYASDITRTWAWRRGEFADLIAALDAQQQEIIGEIKPGRRYSELHLQMHHKLARLLQATELVDMSVDEMIHTGVTNVFFPHGLGHFLGLQVHDAGGFMQDERGTHLAAPEQFPYLRCTRVMEVGQVFTIEPGLYFIDSLLEPLRQGEQGKRVNWNKVEALRPFGGIRIEDNIVLHANGVENMTRQAGL; encoded by the coding sequence ATGAGCAGCTACAGCCAACTTTTTGCCCAGCATCTCGATACTTTGCAGCAACGCACCCGCGATATCCTGCAGCAACAGGGACTTGGCGGGCTGGCCATCCACTCCGGCCAGACCCACCGCATCTTCCTCGATGATCAGGATTACCCGTTCAAGGTAAACCCGCACTTCAAGGCCTGGTTGCCGGTGCTGGACAATTCCCACTGCTGGCTGCTGGTGGACGGGGTGAACAAACCAATCCTGCTGTTCTATCGTCCGGCCGATTTCTGGCACAAGGTGGCGGATCTGCCCAATGCCTTCTGGGTCGAGTTCTTCGATATCCGCTTCCTGACCCGACCGGAACAAGTCGCCGATCATCTGCCGGGCAACAAGCAGGAGTGGGCCTATCTGGGCGGTCATCTGGAAGTGGCCGAGCTGCTGGGGCTGACCCAGCCCAATCCGGAGGCAGTGCTCAACTACCTGCACTATCACCGCGCCTACAAGACCCCCTACGAGCTGGAGTGTCTGCGCGAGGCGAACCGCATCGGTGTCCGTGGTCATATCGCGGCCAAGGACTCTTTTATGGCAGGGGCGAGCGAGTTCGAAATCAATCTGGCCTACATGAAGGCGGTCGGGCAGGGGGCCAATGAGGCGCCTTACGGCAATATCGTCGCCATCAACCGCAATGCGGCAATTCTTCACTACACCCATCTCTCGGCCGTGCGGGTGCCTGATGCCGAGCGTTACTCCTTCCTGATCGATGCGGGCGTCGATTTCCACGGTTATGCCTCAGATATCACCCGTACCTGGGCGTGGCGCCGCGGCGAGTTTGCCGATCTCATCGCGGCGCTGGATGCGCAGCAGCAGGAGATCATCGGCGAGATCAAACCGGGTCGTCGCTACAGCGAGCTGCATCTGCAGATGCACCACAAGCTGGCGCGCCTGCTGCAAGCGACCGAGCTGGTGGATATGTCGGTGGACGAGATGATCCACACCGGGGTGACCAACGTCTTCTTCCCCCATGGTCTCGGCCACTTCCTCGGCCTGCAGGTGCACGATGCGGGTGGTTTCATGCAGGATGAGCGCGGCACCCATCTGGCGGCTCCCGAGCAGTTCCCCTATCTGCGCTGCACCCGGGTGATGGAGGTGGGTCAAGTGTTCACTATCGAGCCCGGTCTCTACTTCATCGACAGCCTGCTGGAGCCGCTGCGTCAGGGCGAACAGGGCAAGCGAGTCAACTGGAACAAGGTGGAGGCACTGCGTCCGTTCGGCGGCATCCGCATTGAGGACAACATCGTGCTGCACGCCAACGGGGTGGAGAACATGACCAGACAAGCAGGGCTCTGA